CGGGATCAAAGCCATTGTGATTACCGGCGCGGGAAAAGCGTTTTGCGCCGGGGGAGATATCCAGGAAATGCTGGATGGAAAACTGAAATCCTGGGGCATGAAGCGCTACTTGTGGGAGCATCTTCAAAAGGTGCCCCTGCTCATGGAGGAGACAGACAAACTGATCGTCGCCGCGGTCAACGGCGCCGCGGCCGGAGGAGGTTTTGATCTGGCCTTGGCGTGTGACGTTCGTGCTGCAAGCCCCGACGCCACGTTTATATCATCCTACGTCCGTCTGGGCCTGGCGCCGGGCTTTGGCGGCTGTTACTTTCTGCCTCGCATTGTTGGGCTGGGGCATGCCCTGGAAATTCTACTCTCGGGGAAGGAAGTGAACGCCGAAGAGGCTCTTGATTTGGGGGTGGTGAATCGGTTGTATTCAAAGGAAACGCTCCTGGAAGACACGTTGGCCTGGGCTGCCGAGATGACCAAATGGCCCTTGCCCTCCTTGAAAGTGATCAAACGCGGCGTCCTGCAGGGGCTTCGATCCGATCTGAGAAGCCACCTGGACTACCTGTCCTCTCAGGATGCTTTGCTTTCTTTGACGGACGAGCATCAGGGTATTTTGAGCCGCTTTCAAAAGAAGTGATCGGCCGTCGGAGCGAAGGAGAGGAAGAGCGATGATCCCCTGCGGTCCGTCCGGCGGCGGAGACAGTACTCGAATGCACCGTCCGGGTCGGTCCTTTCAAAGGCGCCTGGGGCTGATGCTCTGATTGAAATGTCCAGTTCCATCGATGTTCGATCATAGAAGAGATAACGAGTGTACGCGACCTTTGTGCGGTAGATTGACGTATTAGGATGGTGGCCCGGATGCATCCGGTTGGCGCAACAAAGTGGACGCGAAAGATTACAGGCCGTTGTCCAGAAATAGCTTGACAATGTCAGGGCCGGCGTAAAGGATGATTTCTGCGATGTGAGGACGGTTGGTGAGCAGAGAAGGAGGACACCGACTTCCCGTCCCTCGATGGGGAAACCCGGAAGAGGAGGTGTTTCCGCTGTACACACACGACGCCATTGGGTAAAACCCGTGTTTCCCTTGAATCGGAGCGTGTTGGTGGCGATCTGACCCTGGACCTTTGCACCACGTTCTCTCCACCAAGCAGGCGGATCGTTTTTCGAACGGGACCGGAACGCTGCCGTACTATTCCAACATCGATCACTTCAAAGACTCTGACATTCGTTCTCGAATTCGTCACGCCGGTCCTTTCGCGGCCGGCGTCAAGTCTCTTTCGGATATGCTTTCGCTCCGCAAGCCGTGTTGCGCAACCACTTTATCTTTCGATTTCATTTGCATCCGATATTCCATAACCAGAGCCGATGAAGCTTCTCTTGACCGTTCTCAGTTCCGAGAGTTGAGTGCGATGATCTCAGCACCCAAGCTTAACATCGCCTCGACCTGAATACCCAACTCCGGAAAAGTAACTCTGATTGCCAGGAAACATTTCACCAATCGAAAAAGGGAGGAAATCGTATGGCAATGGACACAAAGGGGTTGAAAAGGACGAGAGTAGGGGTAATCACCAGGCGACAATTTATCAAAACTTCGTTGGCGGGCGCAGCAGCCGTCGGAGCAGGCGGTCTCGTCTTCCCGCGTTACGGAGCCGCGGAACAAAAGACGCTTAAAATCCTCCAATGGGTCCACTTTGTCCCGGGCTACGACAAATGGTTCAACGAAACATACGTCAAGGAATGGGGTGCGAAGCACGACACGAACGTCATCGTGGACAACATCGGATTGGCCGGTCTTAACGCTAGGGCGGCGGCGGAAGTCTCCGCGCAGAAAGGTCACGACCTGTTTATGTTCCTGTGGCCCAAGCCGGACTATGAAGAACAAGTCATCGACCACAAGGAGATCTACGACGAGTGCATCAAAGATCACGGGAAACCCATCGACCTCGCCATCAAAAGCACTTTCAATCCAAAGACCAAGAAATATTATGGTTTTTCCGACAGTTTCGTGCCCGATCCGGTCAACTACCGCAAGGATTTGTGGGACGCTGTTGGAATTTACCCGGACACCTGGGATGACGTTCGAGCGGGCGGCGCGAAAATAAAACAACAATTCAACGTGCCGGTGGGGATCGGCCTGGCTTCGGAGATCGATACCAACATGGCCATGCGCGCGATCATGTATTCGTACGGATCGTCCGTCCAGGACGAGGAAGGCAACGTGGTCCTCAATTCCAAAGAGACCCTGGAAGCCGTCAAATTCGTAAAGGCACTTTACGACGAATGCATGACGGACGAGGTCTTCACCTGGGATGCTTCCTCCAACAACCGTTTTATGATTTCGGGCAAAGGATCGCTGGTCTTGAACGCCATTTCCGTGACTCGAACCGCGGAGAAGACGGACCCGGAAATGTCCAAGAAGATCTGGCTAGCCAAGGCATGCAAAGGACCCGTGCGCAGAATGGGGCTCGAGCACGTCATGGACGTGTATTGTATCTGGAAGTTCGCCGAGAACATCGACGGCGCAAAGCAGTTCCTGGTGGACTACATCAAAAATTTCCGCAGCGGGTTCCTCGCGAGCGAATATTACAACTTCCCCTGCTTTGCCGGCACGGTCCCGGATCTTAAGCAACTGGTCGCGAATGACCCGAAAGCGGATCCGCCGGATAAATACAAAGTGCTCGAGGACGTTCTGGACTGGGCCACGAATGTGGGATACCCCGGTTACGCCAATGCGGCCATTGACGAGGTTTTCAGCACCTGGATCATCTCCACCATGTTCGCCCGGGCCGCCGTAGGAAAAATGACGCCCCAGGAGGCCATAGGAGCGGCGGACAAGAAGGTGCAGGCGATCTTCGAGAAATGGCGGGCCA
The sequence above is a segment of the Deltaproteobacteria bacterium genome. Coding sequences within it:
- a CDS encoding extracellular solute-binding protein, producing MAMDTKGLKRTRVGVITRRQFIKTSLAGAAAVGAGGLVFPRYGAAEQKTLKILQWVHFVPGYDKWFNETYVKEWGAKHDTNVIVDNIGLAGLNARAAAEVSAQKGHDLFMFLWPKPDYEEQVIDHKEIYDECIKDHGKPIDLAIKSTFNPKTKKYYGFSDSFVPDPVNYRKDLWDAVGIYPDTWDDVRAGGAKIKQQFNVPVGIGLASEIDTNMAMRAIMYSYGSSVQDEEGNVVLNSKETLEAVKFVKALYDECMTDEVFTWDASSNNRFMISGKGSLVLNAISVTRTAEKTDPEMSKKIWLAKACKGPVRRMGLEHVMDVYCIWKFAENIDGAKQFLVDYIKNFRSGFLASEYYNFPCFAGTVPDLKQLVANDPKADPPDKYKVLEDVLDWATNVGYPGYANAAIDEVFSTWIISTMFARAAVGKMTPQEAIGAADKKVQAIFEKWRAKGMA
- a CDS encoding enoyl-CoA hydratase/isomerase family protein produces the protein MTLTHLEYEKLDGIALITLNRPEKLNVLSIPMAESFIQALQDAKGDAGIKAIVITGAGKAFCAGGDIQEMLDGKLKSWGMKRYLWEHLQKVPLLMEETDKLIVAAVNGAAAGGGFDLALACDVRAASPDATFISSYVRLGLAPGFGGCYFLPRIVGLGHALEILLSGKEVNAEEALDLGVVNRLYSKETLLEDTLAWAAEMTKWPLPSLKVIKRGVLQGLRSDLRSHLDYLSSQDALLSLTDEHQGILSRFQKK